The following nucleotide sequence is from Acidobacteriota bacterium.
GAAAGACTGAGTCGCGACGACACCTGGTAATCCACGCTGATATCCAGCAATGCGCCCAGACTTCGGTAATTACTCGATGGGCGTCCGACATAGCCAAACGTTTGTTTTTGAAAAGCACCACCACCGACATACCACAGATCCTTGCGGCTACTGAGCGCCAGACTGTGGAAATCTGAGCGAAGGTTGAGTTTCTTGGTGGGACGAACAATCACTTCGGCAAAAATGTCCTGATTATTCATCATATTAAAGAATGGGGTTCGGGCATAAATACGTGGGGTTGGCAACACTTGAAAGAACGTCCCATGTTCGTTGTCCGTGGGGTCATCGTCACCTGTGCTGTGGGTATATCCGGCTCGAATCCAGGGATTCCACTTCATTTCGGGTTGATAGCCAGCTTCAGCCACAATCGAACCTGCCCGATGGTCGAGGTTTCCCCAGCTTCCAAACTGCCCGGCGCCCCACACGAGTACATCAGCTTTTCCCTTGCCAAGCTTGAAGTCACGAACGTAGTGCCCACCAATGGTTGTCACATTGATATCGTTTTGGCGGTCGGCTTCGCGGGCTGTGATTGAACGATTGTCGGTTTTGAGCACGGATCGAGTATCGCGATAATACATGCCAAACACACGCGCTTCGCCCTGATGCTGGGTCTTGTCGCTCACTTTGTGGGCATGGAGCGCTTTGTTAAACGACGCATACACGACACTCACGCCAGGAATCTGACGCATTCCATCAAGCTGAAACACCCCTTCCGTTGGTCGAGCGACCAGAACCGTGACATTGGTGGTCGAAGTGCCAAAGGAAAGCTGCCCACCGTCGAGGCTTCGACCAACGTGGGTAAATCCAAAGGGCCCAATCAACCGCTCTTGAATGCGAGTCCTTTTCAGTGCTCCGATGGTTGGATCGGTCGCTGATAGTTCCGCCCCTTCACTAAATTCAAAACGTCCGATCTTAATGCCGGTGTTGAACTTCTGGCCTTTGATGCCCCACCGCAAGTACGCCTGCTTCAGGAAAATACTGGCTCGTTCGTCCCCACTCCCGGCAGCATATGTCCCGCCGAGGCCAAGGGCGCCTTGTGGGGCAGGCGCAATCGCATTGCGCGGCAAGCCAATCAATGACGGAAAAGCTGCCTCGGCTGCCCATTCAATGGAATGGGTATCATTGAGGGAATGTTTTCCCTTGAGGGCAAACCGAAAGATTGTTCCCACAAAATCCTGCTGACTGTCGCGACTAGGAACATCAAACCAGCCCCAGTTTTCATACCGTGTCCGCAAACTGCCGGTGAATTCAATTGAGCCTTTTTTAATCAAGGGTGGCGGATCACCTTGTTGAGCCTGAACTTGTGCCATTTCCGCCCAACCACTGCTAAACACTACCAGAACGACCATCAACCAGAGATAAAACTTGCCGCTC
It contains:
- a CDS encoding alginate export family protein, whose translation is MKNLWQTMSGKFYLWLMVVLVVFSSGWAEMAQVQAQQGDPPPLIKKGSIEFTGSLRTRYENWGWFDVPSRDSQQDFVGTIFRFALKGKHSLNDTHSIEWAAEAAFPSLIGLPRNAIAPAPQGALGLGGTYAAGSGDERASIFLKQAYLRWGIKGQKFNTGIKIGRFEFSEGAELSATDPTIGALKRTRIQERLIGPFGFTHVGRSLDGGQLSFGTSTTNVTVLVARPTEGVFQLDGMRQIPGVSVVYASFNKALHAHKVSDKTQHQGEARVFGMYYRDTRSVLKTDNRSITAREADRQNDINVTTIGGHYVRDFKLGKGKADVLVWGAGQFGSWGNLDHRAGSIVAEAGYQPEMKWNPWIRAGYTHSTGDDDPTDNEHGTFFQVLPTPRIYARTPFFNMMNNQDIFAEVIVRPTKKLNLRSDFHSLALSSRKDLWYVGGGAFQKQTFGYVGRPSSNYRSLGALLDISVDYQVSSRLSLSFYYGQMFGGRVVSSIYPSGQNGHFGYAELSFRF